aattttttttagttatatgtAATTGCAATAAGAATGTCTTGTCTTTGTATAATTATGAATATAGTTTAGAagtttttaagaataaaaaaccatacaagttttattttttaaatatgtctTTTATgttacttaattaaaaaattattttttaaccaaataaaattaaaaatacttttaatatttaaaaaaattaaatataaagacaatttacataaataaaataaataggagAAAGTGTTACGCAAATACAATATTCTAaaaaatgcaacaaaatttcTAAACTATAAAAAATCAGACGcaaatataacaaaattaattacatGTAATTCGCGACACCTTAACTTGGTTTTCGATTACACGTAATCCGCTAGACCCTGTCGCGGATTACGTTCAGAAGCTACAAATACATAAATTGCTACATCTTGTAACGGTTCATGAACAGATAGGCCCAAAGTGTATTCCGCGAGACCCTATAACAAATTATGAAGGAGTTGGTGTACTAAATAAATCATGATACCCTACAGTGTACAGCGGAGTACGTGTATTCAGATTTCGCGTTAGAGTGTCCGAATTACATATAATTGAATTTGTAAAtttgttgcatttgcatctAATTTTTTAGAATGTTGTATTTACGTAACACTTTCTCTCGTCcgttttatttaagtaatttgcCCTAAATATGATCTAAAtgttaaataactttttaaaaaataaaaaaatacttcttGCGTTCCCTGGGTCCTCTGTTTTCACTTCTCAACGCAATgcatttcatttcaatttccaAGCATGGATAAGAAGAAGCGGAAGCACACATGGAACAAACCAAAACAGCAATCGACCATGAACAAGAAGCAACAGCAGAATGAGAATCACAAGAGCAAGAGCATTCACGACATTCTCCCTCTTGAGCTGATTCACAGAATCCTACTTAGGGTTCCTGTCAAAGATCTCGGTCGCCTCAAGTGCGTTTCGAAGCTTTGGAACACTCTCATTTCCGATCCCGATTTTGCAAAATCGCATCTTCACCTCTCTGCCGCACCCACCCATGTATGCCTCTTCATATATGACTACTCCAATGCCTTTTCCGTTGACATTGAGGCAGTATTTCACCGCCACACTGCAGTAAAAGAGGTATCTCTCCCTTTCAAGATGAACACACCTTTTGATTTTAAAGTTATGTGCTCCTGCAGAGGGCTTGTTCTCTTACACCGTGCCCCGCATTTTTTAATCGTATGGAACCCACTAATTGGATCCAGCAAAAAAGTTTCCTACTCTCACATTGTTTCTCGTAGTCGTCGCAAGTACTTTATGTTTCCCGATATTGCGCGTTTGTATGGATTTGGTTATGATGCTTTACAGGATGACTACTTAGTTGTTGTAGCTTCTCAGGATAAGAATGACCAAGAGCACTTTGATTGCTTGTCTTTGAGAACCAATTCATGGACTAATCTTGATTTTGCACTCTCCAAACCCTTGGGTACTAGCAACTGGCAATCTCGTGGGTTCTTCTTGAATGGCGCTATTCATTGGGCGTCTTTTAGATTTTATAGTATTCTTATATTTGATTTGAAGGAAAGAagtttctcaatcatatctatGCCTGAACAAGTGATGGGTTATATCTTTGGCACTCATCTCGTCCTACTAGGAGGGTGCCTGGCCTTGTATTCTAATGATCCCAAAAAAACTAACATATGGGTGATGAAAGAATACAAAGTGCATTCATCTTGGACTTTCTATCAGATTCCTCGTGGAGATGTTGCGCCTCTATGCTTATCCAATGGTAGTGACATTGTTGCACAAGATTCTGTTCTGTTACCTATAGATCCCTACTTAAGGTTGGCCAAATATAATGTCAGAGGAGAGCTCCTCCAACACAGAATTTCTTACGATCATCATCTGGCACATGTTAAAGCTCGTCCGATATCTATGTCGTCCAGAACAAGCTACATTGTATACACAGAGAGTCTCGTGCCAGTCCCCAGTGAGATTAAGGATAaggataagaagaagaaaaatggtaTGTAACTATTCTTCTAAGGTTTGTACTATGTTATTCCTCATAGTCTTCATTGCTttgtgattaattaaaaatacctAGCAAGATGCATTATAAATCAAGTTGCAATCAGATGCAGGTTTTGGCTGTTTGCATTTATCAATGCTTATGGAATAACTGATCACTGTCTTGCTTCCTGAAGCCTATTCTTGTGGTGAGGGGTTTTAagttatttcttttttcatgTCTAATCGGtgcttatctttttttataggCCGTCAGAATCAGAAGAACGATgtcaaacaagaaaagagaaCTAGGAGCGAATGACTCAACAGAGACACTTAATTATGTTGTAAATAAAGTGTTGGCAAGTTCTTCTGGAAGAAGCTACTagagaattttgttttattttgcttttgcaTTAAAGTATGATTTCCCTTTCAACTATGAATGTAAAAAACTGGAACATTTGAATGAGCAGATAGAGTTTCCTCTAGTTATCCCTAAAATTTAGTATCGTTGCTAAACAGAGTATTAGATTTAAAATAAGAATCATGCTGTATTGTTGTTTAACCACATACTCTCAGTGTCGTAAAGAACAATACTCTGAATTTCGGAACGATGAGGACAGCGATTGATTATCGATGAGGCAATAATCTACAAGATGCCATGTTATGCAAacttaataaatcaataaataacaaattatgATTTAAGCATCTGGTATTTTACAATATACCTCAGTTTGTTGAGGAATCAAGAGGCTTTCTTTTCATTTGTTGGCTGAAGATTCTTCCAGAGCAATCTACATATCAGATATGCCTTTTTGAGTTAAgtaaaacagagtcaaaaatcacctaactcagcattttgaaaaacttttaaCACCACCAGCACGTATAATCAAAATGTACACTATCAAAAgtttgaaaattagttattcAGTTTTTCTTACactaaattaactaaatttaaGTTTTTGCCCATGTAGAAATAGACtgaatttaaattattcttcattttttgtATAAAACATGATTGTTTTTTCAACAatttataacatatatatatagaggtttaaaaattaatcaaattcatgataACAAATTTGGAAATGATGGCTAAAATTCAAAAGAAGTAAATAGATCTATGTCTCTTAGTTTAGAAttataattacaaataaaatatataaatacagactataaaaactaatttaagtTGATTGAGTGATTAATTCACTTGTCTTCTTaactaaatatctttttaaatcgtACAAAGTAAGTAGTAACGGCAAATTCTTATTGAAAATAACTGAAATCTGCAATTCTTCATGTGCATTGAAGATCATATGAATCACAATGCCTCAATCTAACAATCACATATGCATTACATACACATGGCGGCACATCAGCACATGCAATATAATTGATAAAGGCTAATAATGCATGTTCTTGATTTGATCTGATCTATATGTTAAACCTATCCGTAAATGGAGGACTGTTTGGTTGGTTATAAATGGAAAGTTAGTTATGAAACTTAGTTTCAATGTAGTGTTACATGAACTTTACTACTACACTAGTTCCTATTTCATATGCATCCATGTACCACTATAAATAAGAATATGCTATAAATATGCCAAAATTCTAATTGTGTAAAATAGTATGATTTTGTCTTTTAGTTGAAACTATATATATAGGAGACATATGGTGATGTATGATAGATATCATTGCTTTTTCCAAATTCCATTCATGTCGGCAAATACATTTGTAATTGAGAATAGAAAACCAGAGGGTggtatactaattaattaaatgattatattGGAAGATACACATAAAACAGAAGCTACCAAATTAGTTTTCACTTtactcaataaaataaaagtaaaatggtTCAACTTTAATCATATCAGAATCATGTAATGTTAGGCTTTTCCTTGATGCATTGTAGGTGCAAGAAAAGAATATATACTTTTCCCATGTATTAATACTAACTACACAATAGAAGTATCATTTCTTCTATTTCTGGTTTAAATATTCAATCTTATGCATGCCCTTGTAAGAAAATATTATAGCAGCAACAAATATGGAGCTTGAATTAGGACTCAAAATCACTAAAACAAGAGATGACATTACCTCCATCTCTCAGTATCAGTTAGCCAAGGATCGAACTGGACCGGTTTTCGAGTCTAGAGAAACAAACACCATGTTCATCCTCATTGCTCATCTTAAAGGTTAGTCCAAAAGATTTCAtaatctttctttttgtttatttagtttcttGCCATTTCATTCTGTATGTAATGTACTATTTGAATTGAGAAGCATCAATTAAAACACAGGTTATACGAGGAATAATATTGACATAAAGATTAGTGAAGATGGTAGTAAGATATCAATTAGTGGAGAGAAGCCAATTCaggaaatgatgatgatggggTGGGTAATGCTCAAGAAAGATGTTGAGATTACACAGTTCAATAAGGCCTTCAAAATTCCTGAAGGGGTGGTTTTGGATCGGATCAAAGCGAAGTTTGATGAAGAGGAATCAATATTGAAGATTGTAATGCCGAAATCCTTGAAAGGGATTTGTGGGGCTAGGATTGAAGAGGTCAAGGAAGATGAATCTGATGGAGAGAGATCAGAATTAGAGAAAAGTGAAGCTGATCACATTTTCAATAGCACTGGGGAGACAAGTGAAAGGGGATTCAGAGAACCTGAAGTTCAAGAAATGGAGGACAGTGAAAGTGTTATGGAGAAGGAAGAAGTGTTATCCAAAAAGATAGAACATGAAGCAATGAAGGAATCAGATTCAGAGCAAAATGTAGGTGCAAGTATCCCACAGAACGTTGTGGATGCAAACCATGATGAAGAAAGTGTGAGAGAAAAGAGCAAAAAATCAGAATGTGAAGCCATCAAGACATTGGAGCCTGAGCAAAATGTAGGAGATCATATTCCACAGAGCATAGGAGATTCAAGTCAAGAATTTTCTGAAGAGTCTGCGGTTCAACAAATGAAAGAAGCTGATGTTGAAAAGATGCTTGATAAGGCCAATGGATTTTCTCAGGACAAGCATGGAGAGAGGTTAGAGAAAGAATTTGAAGAACTTAAGTCTGAAACTGAAGGTGTTGAGGAAGTTATTAGTATGGAAAGATTTGAAGAAACAAGAACATCAGAACTGGACAAAACTGAAAGTTTTGAAGAGACCATCAAGAAGGACATGAAAAGGCCTAAGAATGAAACTGTCGACGATGGTGATGATGAATGTGAACAGAGAACAGAGAAAGCTAACAGGAGTATTGAGGAAAATACCTTAAATGAGACCTCAAGAAAGGAAGATGAGGAGTCTGACAATAAAAGAAAGGTCAAAGATCGATCATATCTGCCGGACATTGTTGTCGAAGGAGTATTCGATGCAATGCAGGAAAAGGTTCCCAAGAAGGTGGCAGAGGCAATGGCCCTAGGAGAGAATGAAAAACCTGGATATGGTGGTGTAGTGAAATTGAAAGAAGAGGGATCTATAAGGATGAAGTTTGAAGCAAATAAGGTTGTTGAGGAAGACATAAGTAGGGACAGAAATGAACAAGTTAGAGTGCCAAAAATGAAGTCAAGAGATCAACCAAGTGTGAAAGAGAATACTCATGAAGGAGGACTACATGGAAGCGAAACACAAGAGCTTCCGGAGGGAGGGAAAACTAAACATTTCAAAGAAGAGGGTGCGAAAATTGAAGAGTCTGTTAAGAAAGTGAATGGAGAGAAAAATGGAAAGATTGAAGCTGAAGCAAATGAAGGTTTAAGGAGAGACTTGACAAGGGATACATTTCAGCAAGAAATAGATGATCCTGATATTCAAACTAAGGAAAGTGAACAAATTCTACAAGAATCGAGGGGTAAAGGAGGCTTTGAAGCAAGCATGGCTGAAATAAAAGATGCAGCAGAAGTAAAAGAAGAGCTGGTCAAGCAGAAGCGTGAGGCAAAGGTGGGGGAGACAGAAGATGCCGAAGATGGTGCGAAACTTGAGCTGCCTATGAAGAAGGTGAAAGGAGAGAAACATGAAAAGATACAAGATGAAACAACTATGAAAGGAACAAAAGAGCCTGAGATTCAAATTAAGGAAAAAGATCAACAATGTGTGCTGGAAATGAATAAGCGAATGCTTGAACTAAGCATGGcaacaattgaagaagcaaagGAAGCAAAAGAAGAGTTCATCAAACAGCAGAGTGGGGAAAAGATGGAGGAACCTAAAGATGTCAACAATAAGGG
The Arachis duranensis cultivar V14167 chromosome 5, aradu.V14167.gnm2.J7QH, whole genome shotgun sequence genome window above contains:
- the LOC107491617 gene encoding F-box protein CPR1-like isoform X1; the encoded protein is MDKKKRKHTWNKPKQQSTMNKKQQQNENHKSKSIHDILPLELIHRILLRVPVKDLGRLKCVSKLWNTLISDPDFAKSHLHLSAAPTHVCLFIYDYSNAFSVDIEAVFHRHTAVKEVSLPFKMNTPFDFKVMCSCRGLVLLHRAPHFLIVWNPLIGSSKKVSYSHIVSRSRRKYFMFPDIARLYGFGYDALQDDYLVVVASQDKNDQEHFDCLSLRTNSWTNLDFALSKPLGTSNWQSRGFFLNGAIHWASFRFYSILIFDLKERSFSIISMPEQVMGYIFGTHLVLLGGCLALYSNDPKKTNIWVMKEYKVHSSWTFYQIPRGDVAPLCLSNGSDIVAQDSVLLPIDPYLRLAKYNVRGELLQHRISYDHHLAHVKARPISMSSRTSYIVYTESLVPVPSEIKDKDKKKKNGRQNQKNDVKQEKRTRSE
- the LOC107491617 gene encoding F-box protein CPR1-like isoform X2; translated protein: MDKKKRKHTWNKPKQQSTMNKKQQQNENHKSKSIHDILPLELIHRILLRVPVKDLGRLKCVSKLWNTLISDPDFAKSHLHLSAAPTHVCLFIYDYSNAFSVDIEAVFHRHTAVKEDDYLVVVASQDKNDQEHFDCLSLRTNSWTNLDFALSKPLGTSNWQSRGFFLNGAIHWASFRFYSILIFDLKERSFSIISMPEQVMGYIFGTHLVLLGGCLALYSNDPKKTNIWVMKEYKVHSSWTFYQIPRGDVAPLCLSNGSDIVAQDSVLLPIDPYLRLAKYNVRGELLQHRISYDHHLAHVKARPISMSSRTSYIVYTESLVPVPSEIKDKDKKKKNGRQNQKNDVKQEKRTRSE